AGCGCCATTTCGGCATACGCCTCGTAGTCGAGCGATTCGGTTTGCCGACCTTGGGTCAGTTCGCGGGTGACTCCGCTAAACGTCACGATCGCGCCGGCCGTCGGCGTTGCGACCATATCGTAGAGCGACTGCAAATCAATGGTTTCGTGAGTGAGGCTCGCCACGGGTCTATTTCTTATTTTGATCGGCGGAAATTTCGAGGTCGTATTTTTGAGAACCGTTTGGACACTAGCCCGCCAGCGCCAGCGAGGAAAAGCGGCTCGCCACTTCAGTCTCTGTTAGCATCGCCAACCCCATTCCCTCGCTGGCGCTGGCGGGCTAGTGTGACGATTTTCGGCTTGCTTCCGGTCGTGCTTTTCCGTTCCTCAACGGTTGCCCTGGCCGGTATTTGATTCTTCCTCTTCCCCCCAAAAGCGCCGCTTCAAAAGGTGGAAGTTACTTGTATTAGCCGCCGCTCACCGGCGGAATGCAAGCAATCTCATCATCAGCCGCGACGCGAGTTATGGCCGTTGCGTACGTCTGATTCACCGCAAAATTCAAAAACCGGGCATACGGCTCCAACGACGGCCACTTGGCGATCATCGCAGCGCGAACTTCGGCGATATCGGCGTCGCCGGAAACTTCCAATTCGATTTTTTCGTCCCCGGCAATGTCACGCACCGCGGCGAACAATTTGACGCAAACTCTCACGAAATCGTCAATTCATGCGGCGCCCGGGCCACCAACTGGTCGAGCCCTGGCCCTAGTCCATACGAGGCGGCCAACAGTTTAAGGGGATGAACCGTCGACTTAGCGGTCCCCTGCTCCATTTGCATCTTACACGCGCTGCATTCCGACGATCCGATTTGGATTTGCGGATCACGCAATGAAGAAATCATATCCCAGCCGGCTCGCAAGCTGCTGCGAAAGTTCTTTTTCGACAGGCCAAACGCTCCCGCCATGCCGGAACACCCTTTTTCAATTAAGCGTAACTGCAAGCCAGGCACCAGCTTTAGCAAGCGTGCGCCAGCCGATTCTTCGTATAGCGCGCGAATGTGGCAAGGAGTATGATAGCCAACCGACACATGGAGCGGACGGAAATCAAGATTCAGCTCGCCGCTTTGATGCAGCCCCCAAATGTAGTGGCAAGCCTCGGTCGTACCGGAGGCGACCAGATCGGCCTCTTCGCTTCCTAACAGTTGGCGATATTCATGCTTGAGACACATCACCGCCGAAGGTTCGGTCGCGACGATTTCGTAGCCTTGTCGAACCGCTTCAGCGAGCAAGCGAAGATTTTGCTGGGCTAACTTCTTCGCCGGCGGCGTCGCTCCCAACGCGATCGCCGGCATGCCGGAGACGGTTTGCCCCAAGTGAACATAGACGGCGACGCCGTTGTGTTCGAGGATTGAGACCAACGCTTCGGCCAATTGCGGATCGAACAAGTTGGCGTACATATCGACAAAGAACAAAACCTTGCGCCCGCTCCGCCGCGTCGGACGGCTCAAGCGCCGGCGCTGCGCCAGTCGCAAAAAAGATCGGCGGGCGAACAGCGGCAACTTGCGACCTTGAGCGATGCCGAAAAACTTTTCCATCAACCAGCGTGCGCCCCGATTGCGGATCGCCCAATTGGCGAGCGGTCGGAAAAAGTGCCCCCACGCCGCCCAACGATCAATCCGCGCCAAGACCGAGTCGCTGAACGACAGCCCGTTCGTTTCGTAGTACTGCGCTTTAACTTCAGTAACGATCTTCGGAATATCAACCGTCGCCGGACATTCGATCCGGCATTGATGACAGTTAACGCATAAGTCGACGATTCGCCGAAACGGCTCGGTCGCCATCTCTTCGGGCGCGATATGGCCCGTCATCACGCCGCGCAGCAGATTTGCTTTGGCGCGTGGAGACGCTTCTTCTTTCGGCTCAAACCGAAAGATCGGGCACATCCGCGCATCCGCGCCGCTGGTGCGGCAGCGTGCGCAGCCGTTACACGCACGTACGGCGGCGCCCATTTCCTCGGTCGTCCAAGCCAAGGTCAGCTCTTCATCTCGAATCCCGCGTCTGACCGGCTGCGCATCGCCGGCTTCGCTTTGGGCGACTGCCGAAAGTGGGCGAATTAAGGTTTCTAACGGCCGCGTCGTCGTGACGATCTTCTTGCCGGGATTCAAGATTCCAACCGGGTCAAACAACCGCTTGATCTCTTGGAACACGGCGTAAAGCGGACCGAACTGGCGTTCGAGATAAGGAGTGCGGCTTAGTCCATCGCCGTTTTGTCCACTGATCGTACCGTGAATCGCCAGCGCTTCTTCGTACAAGTCCGACGCAACCCGCTCTAACCGCGCGACATCTTCCGGATCGGCCAGATTTAGCAGCGGGCGAATGTGCAACTGCCCTTGGCCAGCATGCGCGAACAGCGACGCGGTCACGTGATGTTTCTTCAGCACGTTTTGGGTGGTCGTTAAAAATTCCGGCAGCCGATTCGGCGGAATCGCGAGATCTTCCAAATAGGGAAGCGGCCGGGTCGTTCCCTTCAGCCGATAAAGAATCGGCGCGATGCGTCGCGCCAACTCCCAGTAAACGCCAACTTCTTCTGGCGAAGTGGTCACAATCGCATGAAACGCCCAACGACGACGGCGGCGAATTCGATCGACCGTCTGGTTCAAGCGATCCTGCACTTCGGTCGTGCTCTCGCCGGGTATCTCGACCAGCAGCATCGCTTCCGCTTCGGTTGGGATCAAATTGAAGTAGCGTCGATCGGTCTCGCGGGCAATCGCTAACACACGGCGATCCAACAGATCGCAAGCCGATGCGCCAAGCGCCGGAATCTCGATCGCCGCTTTCGCCGCCAGATCAAGCTTCTCAAAAAACAGCAGCACCAGGCCGCGATGCTTGATCTTGGGAGAGATGCGGAGCTTCGCCTCGGTGATCAGGCCGAGCGTTCCTTCCGATCCGACCAGCAACTTGGAGACGTCGAGGATTCCATTTTCCAGCACTCCGCCCAGTTGGTACCCGGCTCGATTGACGGCGGTCGCCGGAGCATGTTTTTCGATCAGCGCCTTATTGCGCTGCAAGATATCGACCAGGCCGGCGCAAATGCGGGCACGTTCAGAATCGCCTTGCAGCGCGGTCTCGATCGGTTCTTCGCCAAACTCAACCAGATCTCCATTGGCGAGAATGACCTGCAGGCTTTCGACATGATCGCGAGCCGAACCATGCAGCAACCAGTGACTGCCGCTCGCGTCGACCGAGATCACGCCGCCCATCGTCGCGATCGCACGATTTGCGGGATCCGGGCCAAAGATCTTTCCAGACTCGGCGAGTTGGCGATTGAGTTGCGCCAGGATCACGCCCGGTTGCACCCGAACCGTCTGATCTCCATATTCGACCACGCGCCGCAGCGCATGTGCGAAATCAATGACGATGCCGCTTCCTAGCGATTCGCCGGCCAGACCGCTGCCGGCGCCGCGAGCATGGACTGGGATCTGATTTTCGTTGGCGTAACGAACGCACGCGACAACCTCTTGCGCGCGGCGCGGTCGGACCACCGCCAGCGGCTTGATCTCAAAAATGCTGGCGTCGGTCGCGTACATCTGCAACGACAGGTCGTCGCAGAGGACTTCGCAGTCGATCACGCCGCGCAGATCAGCTCGGATTCGTTCCCGTTCCGGATCCATGAATCTCCAAAATACCGCTTAGGCGCTGGGAGGTTGTT
The nucleotide sequence above comes from Blastopirellula sp. J2-11. Encoded proteins:
- a CDS encoding MoaD/ThiS family protein: MRVCVKLFAAVRDIAGDEKIELEVSGDADIAEVRAAMIAKWPSLEPYARFLNFAVNQTYATAITRVAADDEIACIPPVSGG
- a CDS encoding FAD-binding and (Fe-S)-binding domain-containing protein; this encodes MDPERERIRADLRGVIDCEVLCDDLSLQMYATDASIFEIKPLAVVRPRRAQEVVACVRYANENQIPVHARGAGSGLAGESLGSGIVIDFAHALRRVVEYGDQTVRVQPGVILAQLNRQLAESGKIFGPDPANRAIATMGGVISVDASGSHWLLHGSARDHVESLQVILANGDLVEFGEEPIETALQGDSERARICAGLVDILQRNKALIEKHAPATAVNRAGYQLGGVLENGILDVSKLLVGSEGTLGLITEAKLRISPKIKHRGLVLLFFEKLDLAAKAAIEIPALGASACDLLDRRVLAIARETDRRYFNLIPTEAEAMLLVEIPGESTTEVQDRLNQTVDRIRRRRRWAFHAIVTTSPEEVGVYWELARRIAPILYRLKGTTRPLPYLEDLAIPPNRLPEFLTTTQNVLKKHHVTASLFAHAGQGQLHIRPLLNLADPEDVARLERVASDLYEEALAIHGTISGQNGDGLSRTPYLERQFGPLYAVFQEIKRLFDPVGILNPGKKIVTTTRPLETLIRPLSAVAQSEAGDAQPVRRGIRDEELTLAWTTEEMGAAVRACNGCARCRTSGADARMCPIFRFEPKEEASPRAKANLLRGVMTGHIAPEEMATEPFRRIVDLCVNCHQCRIECPATVDIPKIVTEVKAQYYETNGLSFSDSVLARIDRWAAWGHFFRPLANWAIRNRGARWLMEKFFGIAQGRKLPLFARRSFLRLAQRRRLSRPTRRSGRKVLFFVDMYANLFDPQLAEALVSILEHNGVAVYVHLGQTVSGMPAIALGATPPAKKLAQQNLRLLAEAVRQGYEIVATEPSAVMCLKHEYRQLLGSEEADLVASGTTEACHYIWGLHQSGELNLDFRPLHVSVGYHTPCHIRALYEESAGARLLKLVPGLQLRLIEKGCSGMAGAFGLSKKNFRSSLRAGWDMISSLRDPQIQIGSSECSACKMQMEQGTAKSTVHPLKLLAASYGLGPGLDQLVARAPHELTIS